In Aptenodytes patagonicus chromosome 8, bAptPat1.pri.cur, whole genome shotgun sequence, a genomic segment contains:
- the CARD19 gene encoding caspase recruitment domain-containing protein 19 isoform X3 — MMLYKTHQSYCHRLQHDMYFLTSNSRLNEQVVDKIILQLNRVYPQILTNAEAEKFRNPKASLHTRLSDLIKHLQKKGDRHCQEFYRALQINAEQLYNDLPSRKILSPVFFLACFSVAAGFALFWYCCNSDTKVIGRARRILGFSPIIIGRHIRNICMLYLEDVSRN, encoded by the exons ATGATGCTCTACAAGACAC ATCAGTCGTATTGTCATCGGCTGCAGCACGACATGTATTTTCTTACAAGCAATAGCCGACTGAATGAGCAAGTGGTTgataaaattattcttcagctTAACAGAGTCTACCCCCAAATTCTTACCAATGCGGAAGCAGAAAAG TTCAGGAATCCAAAGGCATCACTCCATACCAGACTTTCGGATCTGATAAAGCACCTTCAAAAGAAAGGAGACAGACACTGTCAAGAGTTTTACAGGGCTCTACAGATCAATGCTGAACAGCTGTATAATGACCTGCCAAGCAGGAAAATCTTGA GTCCAGTGTTTTTCCTCGCTTGTTTTAGCGTTGCTGCAGGATTTGCATTATTTTGGTATTGCTGTAACTCAG ATACGAAAGTCATAGGAAGAGCCAGGAGAATCTTGGGCTTTTCTCCTATTATCATAGGAAGACACATTAGAAATATCTGTATGTTGTATTTGGAAGACGTATCAAGAAATTAA
- the CARD19 gene encoding caspase recruitment domain-containing protein 19 isoform X2 codes for MADQSYCHRLQHDMYFLTSNSRLNEQVVDKIILQLNRVYPQILTNAEAEKFRNPKASLHTRLSDLIKHLQKKGDRHCQEFYRALQINAEQLYNDLPSRKILKTTDSTEIDTDKEKYMLNDRGPVFFLACFSVAAGFALFWYCCNSDTKVIGRARRILGFSPIIIGRHIRNICMLYLEDVSRN; via the exons ATGGCCG ATCAGTCGTATTGTCATCGGCTGCAGCACGACATGTATTTTCTTACAAGCAATAGCCGACTGAATGAGCAAGTGGTTgataaaattattcttcagctTAACAGAGTCTACCCCCAAATTCTTACCAATGCGGAAGCAGAAAAG TTCAGGAATCCAAAGGCATCACTCCATACCAGACTTTCGGATCTGATAAAGCACCTTCAAAAGAAAGGAGACAGACACTGTCAAGAGTTTTACAGGGCTCTACAGATCAATGCTGAACAGCTGTATAATGACCTGCCAAGCAGGAAAATCTTGA aaaccACAGATTCCACAGAGATAGACACTGACAAGGAGAAATATATGCTAAATGACAGGG GTCCAGTGTTTTTCCTCGCTTGTTTTAGCGTTGCTGCAGGATTTGCATTATTTTGGTATTGCTGTAACTCAG ATACGAAAGTCATAGGAAGAGCCAGGAGAATCTTGGGCTTTTCTCCTATTATCATAGGAAGACACATTAGAAATATCTGTATGTTGTATTTGGAAGACGTATCAAGAAATTAA
- the CARD19 gene encoding caspase recruitment domain-containing protein 19 isoform X1 codes for MMLYKTHQSYCHRLQHDMYFLTSNSRLNEQVVDKIILQLNRVYPQILTNAEAEKFRNPKASLHTRLSDLIKHLQKKGDRHCQEFYRALQINAEQLYNDLPSRKILKTTDSTEIDTDKEKYMLNDRGPVFFLACFSVAAGFALFWYCCNSDTKVIGRARRILGFSPIIIGRHIRNICMLYLEDVSRN; via the exons ATGATGCTCTACAAGACAC ATCAGTCGTATTGTCATCGGCTGCAGCACGACATGTATTTTCTTACAAGCAATAGCCGACTGAATGAGCAAGTGGTTgataaaattattcttcagctTAACAGAGTCTACCCCCAAATTCTTACCAATGCGGAAGCAGAAAAG TTCAGGAATCCAAAGGCATCACTCCATACCAGACTTTCGGATCTGATAAAGCACCTTCAAAAGAAAGGAGACAGACACTGTCAAGAGTTTTACAGGGCTCTACAGATCAATGCTGAACAGCTGTATAATGACCTGCCAAGCAGGAAAATCTTGA aaaccACAGATTCCACAGAGATAGACACTGACAAGGAGAAATATATGCTAAATGACAGGG GTCCAGTGTTTTTCCTCGCTTGTTTTAGCGTTGCTGCAGGATTTGCATTATTTTGGTATTGCTGTAACTCAG ATACGAAAGTCATAGGAAGAGCCAGGAGAATCTTGGGCTTTTCTCCTATTATCATAGGAAGACACATTAGAAATATCTGTATGTTGTATTTGGAAGACGTATCAAGAAATTAA